Proteins co-encoded in one Stenotrophomonas maltophilia genomic window:
- a CDS encoding phage collar protein, with amino-acid sequence MGMLGERTHPRITRGEGAYIDGRWQDGQETQTDFRASIQPAKKEDYDQLQALAEGRRVESAVRIYTRTQLAVAGDTDSNGDIVIYRGDRYLVTAGSDWNMGMRGVNHYRYLAVRQKLSSEEGA; translated from the coding sequence ATGGGCATGCTCGGGGAACGGACGCATCCGCGAATCACCCGGGGCGAAGGCGCCTACATCGATGGGCGCTGGCAGGACGGCCAGGAGACGCAGACCGACTTTCGGGCCAGCATTCAGCCGGCCAAGAAGGAGGACTACGACCAGCTGCAGGCGCTGGCCGAAGGCCGTCGCGTCGAGTCGGCTGTTCGGATCTACACCCGGACGCAGTTGGCTGTTGCAGGCGACACCGACAGCAACGGCGACATCGTCATCTACCGCGGCGATCGCTACCTGGTCACCGCTGGCAGTGACTGGAACATGGGCATGCGCGGCGTGAACCACTACCGCTATCTGGCCGTCCGGCAGAAGCTGTCGAGCGAGGAGGGCGCATGA
- a CDS encoding phage neck terminator protein produces the protein MIEDEVRALIAKATALQVIFANQNGPRPKLPYITLRVDTAPRAPLLEADLSDDGVQTYAAHRDATVELQCFGDGSFDALDDLSQRLKGPHMVAAGYAANIAVYATDLVQNIPVLRDGAKYEPRAVLDIGIRYTKQHDEEVGLIKTVQGEMTLQDHGTDLVDTFDATSAT, from the coding sequence ATGATCGAAGATGAAGTCCGTGCCCTGATCGCCAAGGCAACCGCCCTGCAGGTGATCTTCGCCAACCAGAATGGTCCTCGCCCCAAGCTGCCCTACATCACTCTTCGGGTTGATACGGCGCCGCGCGCGCCGCTGTTGGAAGCAGACCTGAGCGACGACGGGGTTCAGACCTACGCCGCCCACCGGGATGCCACCGTCGAACTGCAGTGCTTCGGAGATGGATCCTTCGATGCGCTTGACGATCTGTCTCAGCGCCTGAAGGGACCACACATGGTCGCGGCAGGGTATGCGGCCAACATTGCTGTCTACGCCACCGACTTGGTGCAGAACATACCGGTCCTGCGCGATGGGGCGAAGTACGAGCCCCGCGCAGTGCTGGATATCGGCATCCGCTACACCAAGCAGCACGACGAAGAGGTCGGGCTGATCAAGACTGTGCAGGGCGAGATGACCCTGCAGGACCACGGCACAGACCTGGTCGACACGTTCGACGCCACCAGCGCCACCTGA
- a CDS encoding DUF4054 domain-containing protein, with product MATVIEILDFLAPGLTATPEEKATAISMAEAYRPACLTEQKADEAVAWYAAWLLYSRQQQKEAAENGEVVPLGVKSQTDGDLSRTYFDGATGGGVVDPAGFYARWAALNDICARLGAITVSPAPMGCCGWPR from the coding sequence ATGGCTACCGTCATCGAGATCCTGGACTTCCTCGCCCCGGGCCTGACCGCCACGCCGGAAGAGAAGGCCACGGCCATCTCGATGGCGGAGGCCTACAGGCCGGCCTGCCTCACAGAACAGAAGGCTGACGAAGCAGTCGCGTGGTACGCCGCGTGGCTGCTCTACAGCCGCCAGCAGCAGAAGGAAGCTGCGGAGAACGGCGAGGTCGTCCCGCTGGGAGTGAAATCCCAAACGGACGGCGACCTCAGCCGAACCTACTTCGACGGCGCCACCGGTGGTGGCGTCGTTGACCCGGCGGGCTTCTACGCTCGATGGGCTGCTCTCAACGACATCTGCGCGAGGCTCGGCGCCATCACGGTGAGCCCAGCGCCAATGGGGTGCTGCGGATGGCCGCGATAA
- a CDS encoding DUF2184 domain-containing protein: MHEHYDEADLSAVAQFQQNTGANLVRQDAGIFTARQLDYVRTRTYDRKLPPMKGLMLVPPSSDVPEWAETVTYSVYDSVGIAKVIANYADDLPRADVARVEKTIRVKTIGDSYGYNVNELIASNATGANLPTRKANAARLAVEIKLNLIGMVGDADYGLFGLTNHPNIGTTTITGGWTMATDADVILADLDAIYNAVRVQSKGVHTPNRFAMATEPLSIISSKRLPDSNGLTVAEFFRRKHPGLVFEEMAELSGAGPGGDDLIIAGEFAPDNITHDVPMQFNQLPAQARNLELVVPCMARSAGVSVFYPLAFTKAVL, translated from the coding sequence GCCAATCTGGTCCGGCAGGACGCTGGCATCTTCACTGCCCGCCAGCTGGACTACGTCCGCACCCGCACCTACGACCGCAAGCTGCCGCCGATGAAGGGGCTGATGCTGGTCCCGCCGTCGAGCGACGTCCCCGAATGGGCCGAGACCGTGACCTACTCGGTCTACGACTCGGTGGGCATCGCCAAGGTCATCGCCAACTACGCCGACGACCTGCCGCGCGCCGACGTGGCCCGCGTCGAGAAGACCATCCGGGTCAAGACCATCGGTGACAGCTACGGCTACAACGTCAACGAGCTGATCGCCTCGAACGCCACCGGCGCCAATCTCCCGACCCGCAAGGCCAACGCCGCGCGCCTGGCGGTGGAAATCAAGCTGAACCTGATCGGCATGGTGGGTGATGCCGACTACGGACTGTTCGGCCTGACCAACCACCCGAACATCGGCACCACGACCATCACCGGCGGTTGGACCATGGCCACCGATGCGGACGTGATCCTGGCCGACCTGGACGCGATCTACAACGCGGTGCGCGTGCAGTCGAAGGGTGTGCACACCCCGAATCGCTTCGCGATGGCCACCGAGCCGCTGTCGATCATCAGTTCTAAGCGCCTGCCGGACTCGAACGGCCTGACCGTGGCCGAGTTCTTCCGTCGCAAGCATCCGGGCCTGGTGTTCGAGGAGATGGCCGAACTCTCGGGCGCTGGCCCGGGCGGCGATGATCTGATCATTGCCGGCGAGTTCGCGCCGGACAACATCACCCACGACGTGCCGATGCAGTTCAACCAGCTGCCGGCGCAGGCCCGCAACCTGGAGCTGGTGGTGCCGTGCATGGCCCGCAGCGCCGGCGTCTCGGTCTTCTACCCCCTCGCGTTCACCAAGGCGGTGCTGTGA